Proteins co-encoded in one Nitratireductor kimnyeongensis genomic window:
- a CDS encoding 2-hydroxyacid dehydrogenase, with product MTVRKKPLVVITRKLPDQVETRMRELFDARLNLDDKRMTQPELVAAVKEADVLVPTITDRIDAALIAQAGERLKLIANFGNGVDNIDVAAAAKKGITVTNTPNVLNEDTADMTMALMLAVPRRLTEGAQLLRSGEKWGGWSPTWMLGHRIWGKRLGIVGMGRVGTAVARRAKAFGLSIHYHNRQRVAPSIEDALEATYWDSLDQMLARMDIISVNCPSTPATFHLLSARRLELMQPRAYLVNTARGDVVDEDALIRLIEEGKLAGAGLDVFEHEPSVNTKLLKLAQKNKIVILPHMGSATIEGRIDMGEKVIINIRALFDGHRPPDRVLPRNV from the coding sequence ATGACCGTCAGGAAGAAGCCTCTCGTCGTCATCACCCGCAAGCTGCCGGACCAGGTTGAAACGCGTATGCGAGAACTGTTCGACGCGCGCCTCAATCTAGACGACAAGCGCATGACGCAGCCCGAGCTGGTGGCCGCCGTCAAGGAAGCCGACGTGCTTGTTCCAACGATCACGGATCGCATTGATGCAGCGCTCATTGCCCAGGCCGGTGAGCGGCTGAAACTGATCGCCAATTTTGGCAATGGTGTCGACAATATCGACGTGGCTGCGGCTGCCAAAAAGGGCATCACCGTGACGAACACGCCCAACGTGCTCAATGAAGACACTGCCGACATGACGATGGCACTCATGCTCGCGGTGCCGCGCCGTCTGACGGAAGGCGCGCAGCTTTTGCGCAGCGGCGAGAAGTGGGGCGGCTGGTCGCCCACCTGGATGCTTGGGCATCGCATATGGGGAAAACGTCTCGGTATTGTCGGCATGGGCCGCGTGGGAACCGCAGTGGCGCGGCGCGCCAAGGCCTTCGGCCTGTCGATCCACTATCACAACCGTCAGCGCGTTGCGCCTTCCATCGAAGATGCACTGGAAGCGACCTACTGGGACAGTCTCGATCAGATGTTGGCGCGCATGGACATCATCTCCGTCAATTGTCCGTCGACGCCGGCCACGTTCCATCTCCTGTCCGCCCGGCGGCTCGAACTCATGCAGCCGCGTGCCTATCTTGTAAACACCGCGCGCGGAGACGTGGTGGACGAGGATGCGTTGATCCGGCTGATCGAGGAAGGCAAGCTTGCCGGGGCGGGGCTCGACGTGTTCGAGCACGAGCCATCGGTCAACACCAAACTCCTGAAACTCGCTCAAAAGAACAAGATCGTCATCCTGCCGCATATGGGCTCGGCCACCATTGAGGGCCGCATCGATATGGGCGAGAAGGTGATCATCAACATCCGCGCCCTCTTCGACGGCCATCGTCCGCCGGACCGTGTCCTGCCCAGGAACGTCTGA
- a CDS encoding molybdopterin-synthase adenylyltransferase MoeB: protein MAETPPLPLSESELERYARHIVLPEVGGAGQQRLKNARVLVIGAGGLGAPVLCYLAAAGIGTLGVVDDDEVSLSNLQRQVIHDTARVGVSKVESAKASIARINPHVAVETHPVRLDEDNATGIIARYDVVVDGSDNFATRYLLADTCEAMKRPLVTAAVGRFDGSLTVLKPFETGADGAVLPTYRDLFPEPPPAGLVPSCAEAGIVGALTGVMGTLEAMEVIKLITGIGEPLTGRLLLYDALAARFETVKYRRRTR, encoded by the coding sequence ATGGCCGAAACACCTCCCCTACCCCTGAGCGAAAGCGAACTTGAACGCTATGCCCGCCATATCGTTCTGCCCGAGGTCGGCGGAGCGGGGCAGCAGAGGCTGAAGAATGCCCGCGTTCTGGTGATCGGTGCCGGTGGGTTGGGCGCACCGGTTCTCTGCTATCTCGCTGCCGCCGGCATCGGCACGCTGGGCGTCGTCGATGACGACGAGGTTTCGCTCTCGAACTTGCAAAGGCAGGTGATCCACGACACAGCCCGCGTTGGCGTTTCGAAGGTGGAAAGCGCGAAGGCGAGCATTGCCCGCATCAACCCGCACGTGGCCGTGGAAACACACCCCGTCAGGCTTGATGAAGACAACGCCACCGGGATCATTGCGCGCTACGACGTGGTGGTCGACGGTTCTGACAATTTCGCCACACGTTATCTTCTGGCCGACACCTGCGAGGCCATGAAGCGCCCGCTCGTGACGGCGGCTGTCGGCCGCTTCGACGGGTCACTGACCGTGCTCAAGCCGTTCGAAACCGGCGCCGACGGCGCTGTTCTGCCAACCTATCGCGACCTCTTTCCCGAGCCGCCACCGGCGGGCCTGGTTCCCAGTTGTGCCGAAGCGGGCATTGTCGGCGCGCTGACCGGCGTGATGGGCACGCTGGAAGCCATGGAGGTCATCAAGTTGATTACCGGCATTGGCGAACCGCTCACTGGCCGCCTGCTCCTCTATGATGCGCTGGCTGCGCGCTTCGAAACCGTGAAATACCGGCGGCGCACCCGCTGA
- the recF gene encoding DNA replication/repair protein RecF (All proteins in this family for which functions are known are DNA-binding proteins that assist the filamentation of RecA onto DNA for the initiation of recombination or recombinational repair.) — protein sequence MVDQASNRQAAAQVNVTRLNLTDFRNYHALALDLAPGAVVLTGENGAGKTNLLEAVSFLSPGRGLRRATLDDVAREGAETGFGIHAKLEGPFGECDIGTGTAGLQPGMEAGGRRLRINGETARTADAMLEWVRVLWLTPAMDALFTGPAGDRRRFLDRLVLAIDPAHGRRALDYEKAMRARNRLLSEDSRDGGWFDAIETQMAETGVAIAAARGEMVRLLAAMNDRLPENGPFPSARIALDGTIDEAIGREAAVDVEEKFRTLLRDQRPRDRAAGRTLEGPHRSDLLVRHVPKDMPAARCSTGEQKALLVGLVLAHARLTGELSGTAPILLLDEISAHFDPDRRAALFSILEELNCQAFMTGTEAVLFSALEGRAQFLSVSGGAIHERR from the coding sequence TTGGTCGACCAGGCATCCAATCGGCAGGCCGCAGCCCAGGTCAACGTCACCCGGCTGAACCTCACCGACTTCCGAAACTATCACGCACTGGCGCTGGACCTAGCTCCTGGCGCCGTGGTGCTGACAGGTGAGAACGGCGCGGGCAAAACGAATCTGCTGGAGGCGGTTTCTTTTCTTTCACCGGGCCGTGGATTGCGCCGCGCCACGCTTGACGATGTGGCCCGGGAGGGCGCGGAGACAGGCTTTGGCATCCATGCAAAGCTCGAAGGCCCTTTCGGCGAATGCGATATCGGAACCGGCACGGCAGGGCTTCAGCCGGGCATGGAAGCAGGCGGCCGTCGCCTGCGCATCAATGGCGAGACTGCACGAACCGCGGACGCCATGCTCGAATGGGTGCGTGTCCTCTGGCTGACGCCGGCAATGGATGCGCTGTTTACGGGCCCGGCGGGCGACCGCCGGCGATTTCTTGACCGCCTTGTTCTGGCCATCGACCCTGCCCATGGCCGCCGTGCGCTCGATTACGAGAAGGCGATGCGCGCGCGCAACCGGCTGCTTTCGGAGGATTCGCGCGATGGTGGCTGGTTCGATGCCATTGAGACACAGATGGCCGAGACCGGCGTGGCGATTGCCGCTGCACGCGGTGAAATGGTGCGGCTGCTTGCGGCCATGAACGACCGTTTGCCAGAGAATGGCCCTTTTCCTTCCGCGCGGATTGCGCTGGACGGCACCATCGATGAGGCGATCGGGCGAGAGGCCGCTGTCGATGTGGAAGAAAAATTCCGCACTCTTCTGCGCGATCAGCGCCCCCGCGACCGCGCGGCCGGGCGAACGCTGGAAGGACCCCACCGCAGTGATCTTCTCGTCCGGCACGTGCCCAAGGACATGCCGGCAGCGCGATGCTCCACCGGCGAGCAAAAGGCGCTTCTGGTGGGGCTGGTGCTCGCTCATGCCCGGCTTACGGGTGAGCTCTCCGGGACCGCACCGATCCTGCTTCTGGACGAGATTTCCGCACATTTCGATCCCGACCGGCGGGCAGCGCTCTTTTCGATCCTTGAGGAGCTCAACTGCCAGGCTTTCATGACAGGCACGGAAGCAGTTCTATTTTCGGCGCTCGAAGGCCGCGCCCAGTTTTTGTCTGTCTCGGGTGGCGCAATTCACGAACGTCGCTGA
- the dnaN gene encoding DNA polymerase III subunit beta → MRVILERSTLLKSLNHVHRVVERRNTIPILSNVLLSADGASLQMKATDLDLEVTEAAGATIEQAGATTVPAHLLYDIVRKLPDGAEVMLKTDEDGNAMSVVAGRSSFRLQCLPQSDFPELSAGNFSHIFRLDSEALKGLIEKTQFAISTEETRYYLNGIFLHTIEADGGLKLRSVATDGHRLARAEMEAPAGSEGMPGIIIPRKTVGELQKLVDDPDVAVTVELSDTKIRFTIGSVILTSKLIDGTFPDYQRVIPTGNDKKLVIDRQTFASAVDRVSTISSERGRAVKLTIAEGQVTLTVNNPDSGSATEELAADYESDPIEIGFNARYLLDVAAQLSGSEARFLLADAGSPTLVQDEGDESTLYVLMPMRV, encoded by the coding sequence ATGCGTGTTATTCTCGAACGCTCCACCCTCCTGAAGTCACTGAACCACGTTCACCGTGTGGTGGAACGCCGCAACACGATCCCGATTCTGTCGAATGTGCTCCTCAGCGCGGATGGTGCAAGCTTGCAAATGAAGGCGACCGACCTTGACCTGGAAGTGACAGAGGCAGCAGGCGCGACCATCGAACAGGCCGGCGCGACAACCGTACCGGCACATCTGCTCTACGACATTGTCCGCAAGCTTCCCGATGGCGCAGAAGTGATGCTGAAGACGGACGAGGACGGCAACGCCATGTCGGTGGTTGCCGGGCGCTCCAGTTTCCGGCTTCAGTGCCTGCCCCAGTCCGATTTCCCGGAGCTCTCCGCCGGCAATTTCTCGCACATTTTCCGCCTCGATTCGGAGGCCCTCAAGGGACTGATCGAGAAGACGCAATTCGCCATCTCCACCGAGGAGACCCGGTACTATCTGAACGGTATATTCCTGCACACGATCGAGGCTGATGGCGGACTCAAGCTGCGCTCGGTTGCGACGGACGGGCACCGTCTCGCTCGCGCCGAAATGGAGGCCCCGGCAGGCTCCGAGGGCATGCCCGGCATCATCATCCCGCGCAAGACGGTCGGTGAACTGCAGAAACTGGTCGACGATCCGGATGTGGCGGTCACGGTCGAGCTGTCGGACACAAAGATCCGCTTCACCATCGGCAGCGTCATCCTCACCTCAAAACTGATTGACGGGACGTTCCCCGACTATCAGCGCGTGATCCCGACCGGGAACGACAAGAAGCTTGTGATCGACCGTCAGACCTTCGCCTCGGCGGTTGACCGTGTGTCGACCATTTCTTCAGAACGCGGGCGGGCGGTGAAGCTCACCATCGCTGAAGGACAGGTTACATTGACGGTGAACAACCCGGATTCGGGCTCGGCGACGGAAGAACTGGCAGCCGATTACGAAAGCGATCCGATCGAGATCGGCTTCAACGCCCGCTACCTGCTTGACGTTGCGGCGCAGCTTTCGGGGAGTGAGGCGCGTTTCCTTCTTGCCGACGCCGGATCGCCCACGCTTGTGCAGGATGAAGGCGATGAAAGCACGCTTTACGTTCTGATGCCGATGCGCGTTTAG
- the dnaA gene encoding chromosomal replication initiator protein DnaA — MFERVKTQLRARLGSEVYSSWFGRMKLMEASKGCVRISVPTAFLRSWINGHYLDLITDLWKQEAPDTLKVEIIVRTATRNVRATQESQPAAARKVSSRPQTALASGTLAGNPSARAIPAKMQETDGRSNILGSPLDSRYTFDSLIEGASNRVACAAARTVAESDSNAIRFNPLFLHASVGLGKTHMLQAIAAESLRRKPQARVVYLTAEYFMWRFATAIRDNNALTLKEQLRDIDLLIIDDMQFLQGKSIQNEFCHLLNMLLDSARQVVVAADRPPSELESLEPRVKSRLNGGVSLEIGAPDFAMRLSILKQRLASAQAEDGSLEIPEEILVHVARSVTGSGRELEGAFNQLLFRHSFEPQITIDRIDEILGHVCRAGEPKRVRIEDIQRIVARHYNVSKTELLSNRRTRTIVKPRQVAMYLSKVMTPRSLPEIGRRFGGRDHTTVLHAVRKIEGLTDGDRQLAQEIELLKRLISDQA; from the coding sequence ATCTTCGAGCGCGTGAAAACGCAGCTCCGTGCGCGTCTGGGAAGCGAGGTCTACTCCAGCTGGTTCGGCCGCATGAAATTGATGGAAGCATCCAAAGGCTGCGTCCGGATTTCCGTTCCCACGGCTTTTCTGCGCTCCTGGATCAACGGGCACTATCTCGACCTCATTACCGATCTGTGGAAACAGGAAGCGCCTGACACGCTGAAGGTGGAGATCATCGTACGAACCGCCACACGCAATGTGCGGGCCACACAGGAAAGCCAGCCGGCTGCCGCCCGCAAGGTTTCGAGCCGGCCACAAACGGCGCTCGCTTCCGGCACACTCGCAGGCAACCCATCTGCTCGGGCAATTCCGGCAAAAATGCAGGAAACGGACGGACGATCGAACATTCTCGGCTCGCCGCTCGACAGCCGTTACACGTTTGACTCCCTGATAGAAGGCGCGTCCAACCGTGTGGCCTGCGCAGCTGCCCGGACGGTGGCCGAGTCGGATTCGAACGCGATTCGTTTCAACCCGCTCTTCCTTCACGCCTCGGTCGGGCTCGGCAAAACGCATATGCTGCAAGCCATCGCTGCCGAGTCCTTGCGTCGCAAGCCGCAGGCACGTGTCGTCTATCTGACGGCGGAATACTTTATGTGGCGCTTCGCCACGGCGATCCGCGACAACAACGCGCTCACTCTGAAGGAGCAGCTCCGCGACATCGATCTTCTCATCATCGACGACATGCAGTTCCTGCAGGGCAAGTCCATCCAGAACGAGTTCTGCCATCTGCTCAACATGTTGCTCGACAGCGCGCGACAGGTCGTGGTCGCGGCAGATCGGCCGCCTTCAGAACTGGAATCGCTCGAGCCACGCGTGAAGTCACGCCTCAACGGGGGCGTATCGCTCGAGATTGGGGCGCCCGATTTCGCCATGCGCCTGTCGATCCTCAAGCAGCGCCTCGCAAGCGCTCAGGCAGAGGATGGCTCGCTCGAAATTCCGGAAGAAATTCTTGTGCATGTAGCGCGTTCGGTGACCGGCAGCGGCAGGGAACTGGAGGGTGCCTTCAACCAGCTCCTGTTCCGGCATTCCTTCGAACCGCAGATCACCATCGATCGAATTGACGAAATACTCGGCCATGTCTGCCGTGCAGGGGAGCCGAAGCGGGTTCGCATCGAGGACATCCAGCGGATCGTTGCGCGACACTATAATGTTTCCAAGACGGAACTGCTTTCGAACAGGCGCACTCGCACCATCGTCAAGCCGCGGCAGGTGGCCATGTATCTTTCCAAGGTCATGACCCCGCGCTCCCTGCCGGAAATCGGACGTCGCTTCGGTGGCCGCGATCACACCACCGTGCTGCATGCGGTGCGCAAAATCGAAGGGCTCACCGACGGTGACAGACAATTGGCCCAGGAGATCGAACTCCTGAAACGCCTGATCAGCGACCAGGCCTGA
- the rpsT gene encoding 30S ribosomal protein S20 yields the protein MANTTSAKKAVRKIARRTAVNKNRRSRVRSFVRKVEEALASGDKAAAESAFKAAQPELMRAAGKGVLHRNTASRKVSRLAQRVKALGA from the coding sequence ATGGCCAACACGACTTCGGCCAAGAAGGCGGTGCGCAAGATTGCTCGCCGTACTGCGGTTAACAAGAACCGTCGCTCGCGTGTGCGTAGCTTCGTTCGCAAGGTCGAAGAAGCTCTGGCCTCCGGCGACAAGGCAGCAGCGGAAAGCGCGTTCAAGGCAGCTCAGCCTGAGCTTATGCGCGCCGCCGGTAAAGGCGTCCTGCATCGCAACACTGCATCCCGCAAGGTTTCACGCCTTGCTCAGCGCGTGAAGGCCCTCGGCGCCTAA